AAAATGCAGATTCTGAAATTCCAAAAATATTCGAATTCGCACAGGAACATGGCCTGAAAATTCAGGAAATAAGCTATAAAAAGCCAAATTTAAATGACGTCTTTATAAAATTAACTGGAAGAGAAATAAGGGCTGAACGGGAAAACTCAAAAATAAGTATGCGTCCTCTAATGATGATGGGAAGGAGAGGATTTTAAATGAAAACCACCAAAGGTGTTCAAAACCTACTTGGAGACCCTAAAAAAGCCATTGTAAAAATCTCGATACCCATGGTTATTGCAATGTCTTTTCAGTCGTTATACAACATAATCGATGCAATATGGGTTGCAGGACTTGGATCTGACGCTCTTGCAGCAATTGGATTATTCTTTCCATTCTCGTTCGCATTGATAGCGATTTCAAACGGTGTAGGAATTGGTGGAAGTTCCGCAATTTCAAGACGAATTGGACAGAATAATAAGAGCGCAGCAGATAATATTGCGGTTCATTCCGTCGTACTTGGAATAATTCTTGGAATTTTATTAATTAGCTTTATTCCATTTTTGGGGACCATTTTTTCAGTTATCGGAGCATCTGGAATCACAGTTACAATGGCAGTTGAATATTCCACAATTTTATTCGGCGGTGCTGTTGTACTGCTCTTTACAAATATTGCAAATGCAATTTTGAGAGGAGAAGGAGACACTAAAAGAGCCATGTATGCAATAATTCTTGGATCAGTTTTGAATATCGTCCTAGATCCGATTTTTATATATGTATTGAATATGGGCATTGCAGGTGCCGCATGGGCCACATTGCTTTCCATGTTAATTACAAGCCTTTTATTTGTATACTGGCTTTTCGTAAAAAAAGATACGTTTGTGAATATTCATTTTAAGGATTTTAAAATGAATTTGAACATTATAAAAGAAATATTCTCAATAGGAATTCCTGCTTCCGTTTCACAGCTTACGATGGCTTTTTCAATGTTTTTATTGACTGCAATTGTAGCAAAAGCTGGTGGAAACGATGGAATTGCAGTTTTCTCCACCGGCTGGAGAATAGTGTCCACAGGGGTCATTCCTATGGTGGGATTTGCAGCAGGAGTTACTGCGGTAACTGGAGCAGCGTATGGCTCTGCAAATCCTGAAAAACTGGAAATTTCATACAAATATGCTATAAAAATGGGAATTCTCATTGAATTGGTGGTTGCAGCGTTAATTTTATTATTTGAAAATCAGATTGCTTATTTATTTACCTACTCGGAAACTTCAGTGCATATTTTGGGAGATTTGCTCGTATTTTTAAAATACATGTTTGTATTCTACCCGACAATGCCGCTTGCAGTGCTTACTGCTGCAATGTTTCAGGGCGTTTCAAAGGGAAAAAATTCATTGTTTATTTCATTCCTAAGAACGATAATCCTGCAAGTTCCAATGGCATACCTCTTTGGAGTAGTATTTAACCAGGGGCTAACAGGCGTCTGGTTTGGAATGATTTTAGGGCACGTTATTGCAGTATCCATTGCATTTTTACTTGGACTATACACAATAAAACAATTAAAAACAACATTAACACCAGAAACTGTAAAATTTAGATAAGTGATTGATATGGACGCATTTTCAGCTATGCTTTACAGACAACTTAGGAGATTTACCCGTGCAAGATCCAGGGTAATTGGATCCTTATTAAACCCGCTAGTTTGGCTAGTTTTCTTTGGAATCGGATGGAGCAGGGCCTTTAATTTCCCTGCAGCAAGA
Above is a genomic segment from Methanococcus maripaludis containing:
- a CDS encoding MATE family efflux transporter — its product is MKTTKGVQNLLGDPKKAIVKISIPMVIAMSFQSLYNIIDAIWVAGLGSDALAAIGLFFPFSFALIAISNGVGIGGSSAISRRIGQNNKSAADNIAVHSVVLGIILGILLISFIPFLGTIFSVIGASGITVTMAVEYSTILFGGAVVLLFTNIANAILRGEGDTKRAMYAIILGSVLNIVLDPIFIYVLNMGIAGAAWATLLSMLITSLLFVYWLFVKKDTFVNIHFKDFKMNLNIIKEIFSIGIPASVSQLTMAFSMFLLTAIVAKAGGNDGIAVFSTGWRIVSTGVIPMVGFAAGVTAVTGAAYGSANPEKLEISYKYAIKMGILIELVVAALILLFENQIAYLFTYSETSVHILGDLLVFLKYMFVFYPTMPLAVLTAAMFQGVSKGKNSLFISFLRTIILQVPMAYLFGVVFNQGLTGVWFGMILGHVIAVSIAFLLGLYTIKQLKTTLTPETVKFR